Within bacterium, the genomic segment CGCGGCCGAGTAGGAAGACGATCTCGGTGAGGCTGGGGGCCAGGGAGACGACCCGATGGGGAGGGGCGGCGAGACGGACGGCGACGCCCCGGTCGTCCTTCAACGCGAGGGGAAACCGGTCCACCGCGAACGCGGGACGATCGACGGCGATCGCCAGAAGGACGACGACAGGAAGGCACCCCGGGAGGAAACGGCGTGCGACGGCGATCCGGACGCGGCCCGACATGGATCCTCCCCCGGCCCGATGCCCTGCGGAAAAACGGATGGGGGATGAAACGCGCGTCCAGACGGCAAAAGCGCCCCGGCCCTTCTCCCGCGAAAGGCGTCTCGGGATCTCTCCCCGCCGGGAAGGTCTCCTGGCTTCCGGCTCTCCAGCGGCCCCCGGGGGCCGCCCACCTACTCTCCGCGCCTTCCCGCCCGGGCTCTCGTCGCCCGGCCAGTGGCTCCGTTGCGGATTTCGTCACCGGTGACAGTTGCGGGGCAGCGATGGACTCGCACCATCTTCCCTTGCCCCGACGGGAACGTTCCGATCTGCGCGTCCATTCTGGCGCCCGGCGCACCGCGCGTCAAGGACGAATCGCGATCAGCGGGTCCGGGACGTGACGTAGTCGGACAGGGCGACCAGGGCGGACCGGGGCGGCGAATCCGGCAGGCAGGCGAGGTGCCGCTTCCCGCGCCGGACGTACTCCCTCGCCCGGGTGGCCGCGTACCCGATCCCGTCGTGGCGGGCCACCAGGCCGGCGAGGAAGGCGACGTCGCGGTCCGCGGGCTCCTTTTTCGCCAGGGCGCGCCGCGCCCGCTCGCGGTCCGCGGCCCCCGCCACGCGCAGCGCGTGCAGGAGCGGGAGCGTCACCTTCCCCTCCCGAAGATCCTGCAGGGGGCGCTTTCCGAGCGACTTCTCCGTCCCGGTGAAGTCGAGGATGTCGTCGACCAGCTGGAACGCGATCCCGACCGACTTTCCGAACCCGAACATCGCCCTGCGCGTCGCGGGGTCGGCCCCGGCGAGCACCGCCCCGGTTTCGGCGGCCGCGGCGATGAGCGAGGCGGTCTTGCAGAAGACGACGTTCAGGTGCTCCTTCTCCGTGATCCCCGAATCGCGCGTCCGCATCAACTGGAGCACCTCCCCCTCGGAAAGGTGGACGAGGGTGCGCGCGTAGATCCCGAGGACGTCGATGTCCCCGTCGTCCGTCATCAGCTGGGAAGCGCGGGCGAAGAGGAAGTCGCCCACGAGGACGCTCACGGAGTTTCCGAACACGACGTTCGCCGACGGCTTGCCGCGGCGAACCGCGCCGGTGTCGACCACGTCGTCGTGCAGGAGCGTCGCCGTGTGCATGTACTCCGTCACCACGGCCATCACGGTCCGCCGGGGGCCCCGGTAGCCGCAGGCGTCCGCGGTCAGGAGGAGGATCGCCGGGCGGACCCGCTTCCCGCCGGACAGGGTGATGTGCTTTCCGACGATGGGGATCAGCGGAACGGGGGAGGCGAGGCTGGAGACGAGCGCCCGCTCGACGTTGCGCAGGTCCCGGCCCAGATAGCGGAAGACGCCGTCGATGTCGATGTTCGCTCTCCTCCCCGGCACGTTGCACACTATATTACCGGATTTCCCCGTGTAATCCACCGGGGGGTTCCGGTAGCATGGTGGGGATGTACGACCGGAAAGACGCGTATTACCGCCAGGCGAAAAAAGAGGGGTACCGCTCCCGGGCGGCGTACAAGCTTGCCCAGATCGCCGCGAAGGAGAAGGCGGTCCGCCCCGGGGACCGTGTGATCGACGCGGGAGCCGCGCCGGGCGGATGGAGCCAGGTCCTTCTCGGCATGGTGGGCGGCAAGGGGAAAATCGCCGCCGTCGACCTCCTTCCGATGGGGACGCTGCCCGGGAAGAACTTCCGCTTCTGGCAACGGGACCTGACCGACCCCGCCCTGCCGGCCGAGCTCCTCGCCTTCCTCGGCGGGAAGGCCGACGCGGTCGTCTCGGACGCCGCCCCCAATACGACCGGATCCTCCTTCACCGACCAGGCGCGCTCCGCGAATCTCGTCCGGGCCGTCTTCGGCCTGGCCAGGGTGACGCTGCGCGACGGCGGGACCTTCCTCGCCAAGATCTTCGGCGGCGCGGAAGCCGACGCGGTCTTCCGGGAGCTCAAGCCGTACTTCACGGAGCTACGCCGCCTCCGCCCCGAGGCCACGCGGAAGGGGTCGTTCGAGCTCTATCTTCTGGGGAAAGGATTCCGCGCGGAATAAAGCGTCACTTCGTTGGACGGCAGGCGACCAGGTAGCGGTACCCGTACTCCATCACGGTCTCGCCTTTCTGGTTGACCACCGTGCACGTCACGCCGGCGATCCCCCGGTCCGGCCTGCTGCGCGACCGCCGGAGGCCGTTCCAACGCCCCTCGACCGTCAAGACGTCGCCCGGGCGCACCGGCCGGAACGTGCGGATCTCGTCGATGCTGAGGCCTGACAGGATCGCGATCTCCCCGTGCGCGTCGACCACGACCCGCGTGCAGGCCGAGATGGTGTGCAGGGCGGACGCGATCACGTCGCCGAAGATCGAGCGACGCGCCGCGTCCCCTTCCACGTGGAACGGCAACGGGTCGTACTCTTTTCCGAACGCGACGATCCCTTCCCGGTCGAACGCCACGGGCCGGCACGTGAACCGCTCCCCCTCGACCAGATCCTCCCAGTACCTCTTGCCCATCCTCAAGACTCCGATTTATTTATGCACTCATAATAGAACTTCTTCCCATTCCGAGGAAGTTGGAACAGTATCCGCAGCAAATCTCCGAACAGTCCACGTCCGCAACGGGGTTTGCCCCGCGAAACGTTTTGTATATACAATACTTCGTGTACGTATATACAAGGAGGATTCATGGGAATGGCGATCAAGATGACCTCGATCCGGCTGGACACCCGTCTTGCGGACAAGGCCGCGAAGGCTCTCGGCGTGAAGAGCCGCACGGAGGCCGTGCACATCGCATTGCGGGAAATCGTCGCCTTGAATGAATTCAAGAAGTTGATGTCAGAGCACGGGGGGAAGCTCCGGTTCGAAGGCCATGGGGAATAGGATCCTCCTGTTCGACACATCGGTCTTTGTCGACCATCTGCGGACCGGCCGGCACCGGGAACGGATCGCATCCGTCTCCGGGCGGATTCGACACTCCTCCGTGGTACTGGCGGAATTGTTGCGGGGTGCGAAAAAAACCGCCGAACGGGATTTCGTCGAAGCCCTTGAGAAACATTCCCCGGTCCTGACGCCTTCGGAAAAAAACTGGTTGGAATCGGGGCGCCTGCTGACCCGAATGTCAGTAAAGAGAGGATTTCCCCCCGAAAAGTTGCGGGACCTGCATTTCGACGTTCTGATCGCCCTGACCGCCTCGACGCACGGGGCGACCGTCGTTACGTCCAACCGGGCAGACTTCGAAATGATCCGACGCTACAAACGGTTCGATCTCGAAATCTGGTAAGCCACACCCTGGGTATCGAGGTACAGGCCGCTCTTCAACGCCGGCTTGCCTGGTACCAGTAGTAAAACGCTTCCGGATTGACCGCTTTCAGGCGATTAAGCCGATTCCATTCGCCGTCGATCAGCAAATCGCGAAGCGAATCCGTTCCGGGCATCCTTCGCCAGGAGTCAAGCGATTCGCCGGAATCTCCTTTCGCGATCAACCGGGTCAGCAAGCCGGCCTTGGCCGCAGCCAACTTGGCGTCGTCCGGATTGAACCGGTGATTCACCAGATGGGTCATCAGTTTCCTGACCCCATCCAAGAGCATCGTTGCGACCGGTGACAGTTCCGGACTTCCCATCGGTGGGAGACAAAGGTTCAGCGACACGTCCAGCGTATCCTGCAACGCATCCCCCTGCGAGAGATGCCCTCCCCGATAAACGTTTTCCTGATCGAACACCCGCTGATAAACTCGCCGCACGGCAGGCAGATCCTCCGCAAGCGAGAACAACTCCCCGACATCAAACAAGTTGCTTGACG encodes:
- a CDS encoding RlmE family RNA methyltransferase, which codes for MVGMYDRKDAYYRQAKKEGYRSRAAYKLAQIAAKEKAVRPGDRVIDAGAAPGGWSQVLLGMVGGKGKIAAVDLLPMGTLPGKNFRFWQRDLTDPALPAELLAFLGGKADAVVSDAAPNTTGSSFTDQARSANLVRAVFGLARVTLRDGGTFLAKIFGGAEADAVFRELKPYFTELRRLRPEATRKGSFELYLLGKGFRAE
- a CDS encoding type II toxin-antitoxin system VapC family toxin; this translates as MGNRILLFDTSVFVDHLRTGRHRERIASVSGRIRHSSVVLAELLRGAKKTAERDFVEALEKHSPVLTPSEKNWLESGRLLTRMSVKRGFPPEKLRDLHFDVLIALTASTHGATVVTSNRADFEMIRRYKRFDLEIW
- a CDS encoding polyprenyl synthetase family protein, which codes for MDYTGKSGNIVCNVPGRRANIDIDGVFRYLGRDLRNVERALVSSLASPVPLIPIVGKHITLSGGKRVRPAILLLTADACGYRGPRRTVMAVVTEYMHTATLLHDDVVDTGAVRRGKPSANVVFGNSVSVLVGDFLFARASQLMTDDGDIDVLGIYARTLVHLSEGEVLQLMRTRDSGITEKEHLNVVFCKTASLIAAAAETGAVLAGADPATRRAMFGFGKSVGIAFQLVDDILDFTGTEKSLGKRPLQDLREGKVTLPLLHALRVAGAADRERARRALAKKEPADRDVAFLAGLVARHDGIGYAATRAREYVRRGKRHLACLPDSPPRSALVALSDYVTSRTR
- a CDS encoding type II toxin-antitoxin system VapB family antitoxin — protein: MGMAIKMTSIRLDTRLADKAAKALGVKSRTEAVHIALREIVALNEFKKLMSEHGGKLRFEGHGE
- a CDS encoding dehydratase — translated: MGKRYWEDLVEGERFTCRPVAFDREGIVAFGKEYDPLPFHVEGDAARRSIFGDVIASALHTISACTRVVVDAHGEIAILSGLSIDEIRTFRPVRPGDVLTVEGRWNGLRRSRSRPDRGIAGVTCTVVNQKGETVMEYGYRYLVACRPTK